One window of Chryseobacterium sp. JJR-5R genomic DNA carries:
- a CDS encoding PA2169 family four-helix-bundle protein encodes MKNKEEVSVLNDLLHIINDRNEGFSRVEGKVWENYPDVKAEYARMNSLGTIMKNELINLIQDDGGTPDDTTTAAGALHRTWIDIKNSFTIGNTEESTIQNVVFGEKAASDAYQSAIDSGKLSGESLDIVSEHLKHIKDSYHQFKRMTEYKD; translated from the coding sequence ATGAAAAATAAAGAAGAAGTATCTGTATTAAATGACCTGCTGCACATTATCAATGACAGGAATGAAGGGTTTTCCAGAGTGGAAGGCAAAGTATGGGAGAATTATCCTGATGTAAAAGCAGAATACGCACGTATGAATTCCCTGGGAACAATCATGAAGAATGAGCTGATCAACCTTATTCAGGATGACGGCGGAACCCCGGATGATACAACAACGGCAGCAGGCGCACTGCACAGAACATGGATTGATATCAAGAATTCATTTACCATCGGCAATACGGAAGAATCTACTATACAAAATGTTGTTTTCGGTGAAAAGGCAGCTTCTGATGCATATCAGAGTGCAATAGACAGCGGAAAACTTTCCGGGGAAAGCCTTGATATCGTTTCCGAACATCTGAAGCACATCAAAGATTCTTATCACCAGTTCAAAAGAATGACCGAATATAAAGATTAA
- a CDS encoding metal-dependent transcriptional regulator: MKATLTEENYLKALFHVVDQEGKVTINELSKFLSVKMPSVNNMMKKFAEKNWVIYETYKPLIVTEKGRREAALVVRKHRLTEMFLVKKMNFGWENVHEIAEQLEHVHSTVFFDKMDEILDYPKFDPHGEPIPDKDGNIIAQDLQKLSSCKPGETVVFTSVTLSDDSFLNYLTERSVFLNKKIKIVKLESFDKSMTVEVDGKQEILSRKATDKILVKK; encoded by the coding sequence TTGAAAGCAACACTTACGGAAGAAAACTATCTGAAGGCTTTGTTTCACGTGGTTGACCAGGAAGGCAAGGTCACGATTAATGAACTCAGCAAATTTTTATCAGTAAAAATGCCGAGCGTCAATAATATGATGAAAAAGTTCGCGGAAAAGAACTGGGTCATCTATGAAACCTATAAACCTCTGATTGTTACCGAGAAAGGCAGGCGCGAAGCAGCCCTGGTGGTAAGGAAACACAGGCTTACCGAAATGTTCCTGGTTAAAAAAATGAATTTCGGCTGGGAAAATGTGCATGAAATTGCCGAGCAGCTTGAACACGTCCACTCCACTGTTTTTTTTGATAAGATGGATGAAATTCTTGATTATCCTAAATTTGACCCGCACGGCGAACCCATCCCAGATAAGGACGGAAACATTATTGCGCAGGATCTGCAGAAATTAAGCTCCTGTAAGCCTGGCGAAACGGTTGTCTTTACTTCGGTTACGCTTTCTGACGATTCTTTTCTTAATTACCTTACAGAACGTAGCGTATTCCTGAATAAAAAAATCAAAATTGTCAAGCTGGAAAGTTTTGACAAGTCCATGACCGTTGAAGTAGACGGAAAGCAGGAAATCCTGAGCCGGAAAGCAACCGATAAAATACTGGTTAAAAAATAA
- a CDS encoding ferritin-like domain-containing protein, translating into MEAKTPAKKTTAASGKSKTTAAKTPVKASAKTPAKKGAAKELKDLFEDSLKDIYWAEKALVKALPVMMKNATDKKLKSAIENHISETETQIERLKECFKALGEKAQAKKCDAMQGLLDEGKSIMEETEPGTVRDAGIIAAAQKIEHYEIATYGTLAAFAKVLGEEECLKHLLKTLKEEKKCDELLTKVADTNLNSKAK; encoded by the coding sequence ATGGAAGCTAAGACACCTGCTAAAAAAACAACCGCCGCATCCGGTAAATCCAAAACAACTGCTGCCAAAACCCCAGTAAAGGCATCAGCAAAGACCCCGGCTAAAAAAGGAGCTGCCAAAGAACTTAAAGACCTCTTTGAAGATTCGTTGAAAGATATTTACTGGGCAGAAAAAGCATTGGTGAAAGCATTGCCTGTCATGATGAAAAATGCTACCGACAAAAAGCTTAAAAGTGCCATCGAAAACCATATTTCTGAAACAGAAACCCAGATTGAAAGGCTCAAAGAATGTTTTAAAGCCTTAGGTGAAAAGGCACAGGCAAAAAAATGTGATGCCATGCAGGGACTGCTTGATGAAGGGAAAAGCATCATGGAAGAAACTGAACCGGGAACGGTAAGAGATGCAGGAATTATTGCAGCAGCGCAAAAGATAGAGCATTATGAAATTGCTACTTACGGGACACTGGCTGCTTTTGCAAAAGTTTTAGGAGAAGAAGAATGCCTTAAGCATCTTTTAAAAACTCTGAAAGAAGAAAAAAAATGTGATGAGCTTCTGACAAAGGTGGCAGATACCAACCTTAACAGCAAAGCCAAATAA
- a CDS encoding Cof-type HAD-IIB family hydrolase: MNISHDLKIKAVFFDVDGTLISFKTNTIPESAQHAIRQLREKGIKVIVATGRSINSLDPIKSITFDGFITFNGGYCVTAEGEIMFRKAISKEDINSLIRYARKYPLSYSLMYEDKVEISDATPELVGMYSHIDLPVPPVHDKNHIDTENVLQANIFLGPENEQGFMESIMPDSVSSRWTPLFADVNPGGITKQNGIEHFCRHFGIDMSETMSFGDGGNDITMLKCTKIGVAMGNANDHVKEIADYVTEDVDHHGIEKALMHFGVL; encoded by the coding sequence ATGAATATAAGTCATGACCTTAAGATAAAAGCCGTATTTTTTGATGTCGACGGCACGCTGATCAGTTTTAAAACCAATACAATTCCCGAATCAGCACAGCATGCCATCAGGCAGCTCCGTGAAAAAGGCATCAAAGTAATTGTGGCCACCGGGCGGTCCATTAATTCGCTTGACCCTATCAAATCCATTACTTTTGACGGCTTTATTACCTTTAACGGAGGATACTGTGTGACGGCTGAAGGAGAAATAATGTTCAGAAAAGCGATCAGTAAGGAAGATATCAACAGTCTGATCAGATATGCACGGAAATATCCTTTAAGCTATTCCCTGATGTATGAAGACAAAGTTGAGATTAGTGATGCCACTCCTGAACTCGTCGGGATGTATTCGCATATTGACCTTCCGGTACCGCCGGTCCACGATAAAAACCATATTGATACGGAAAATGTACTGCAGGCCAATATTTTCCTGGGGCCGGAAAATGAGCAGGGCTTTATGGAAAGTATAATGCCGGATTCTGTAAGCTCAAGATGGACTCCTCTCTTTGCAGATGTTAATCCGGGCGGTATTACCAAACAGAACGGTATTGAGCACTTCTGCAGGCATTTTGGGATTGATATGTCGGAAACCATGTCCTTTGGAGACGGAGGAAATGATATCACGATGCTGAAATGCACTAAAATAGGTGTCGCGATGGGAAATGCAAATGACCACGTAAAGGAAATTGCCGATTATGTTACGGAAGATGTAGACCACCACGGCATTGAAAAAGCTTTGATGCATTTCGGAGTGCTCTGA
- a CDS encoding PQQ-dependent sugar dehydrogenase — MKIKLSHLMIASSMMLASCSETINENPSDPETGTGLPSVETNQANTNYAPAFAGQTRVNGVKTATPYKSTVLSSALSSPWGITGLPDGRLLITEKGGTMRIATATGTLSSPITGLPAVNTTGQGGLLGVCVDPQFSSNRMIYWVFSENVAGGNQTSVAKGKLSASETTVENVSVIYRASPAANVGGLHYGGRILFDNTGNLMISTGERSDLSTRPLAQSVTAALGKVVRITTSGQPASGNPTFTQSGALPELYSMGHRNPQGLAIHPVTGELWESEHGPRGGDEINRVQGGANYGWPTITYGIEYSGAVIGNGIQQQSGMQQPVYYWDPVISPSGITFYKGNNIPEWQNNLFVAALSGKHIVRLVINNNTVTGEERLLADQNQRFRDITQGTDSALYAVTDEGKLFRISKQ, encoded by the coding sequence ATGAAAATTAAACTTTCTCATCTGATGATTGCTTCATCCATGATGTTAGCCAGCTGTTCAGAAACCATTAATGAAAATCCTTCGGATCCGGAAACAGGAACAGGGCTTCCATCTGTGGAAACCAATCAGGCCAATACCAATTATGCACCTGCATTTGCCGGACAGACAAGGGTGAACGGTGTAAAGACAGCAACACCTTATAAAAGTACCGTATTATCCTCTGCATTATCTTCACCCTGGGGAATTACCGGTCTGCCTGACGGAAGGCTGCTGATTACGGAAAAGGGTGGAACCATGCGTATTGCAACCGCTACCGGAACACTAAGCAGCCCTATTACAGGTCTTCCTGCTGTTAATACAACAGGGCAGGGTGGTTTACTTGGCGTATGCGTAGATCCTCAGTTTTCTTCCAACCGTATGATTTACTGGGTATTTTCTGAGAATGTAGCCGGAGGAAATCAGACTTCTGTTGCCAAAGGAAAATTATCAGCATCGGAAACAACTGTTGAAAATGTCAGTGTTATTTACAGGGCAAGTCCTGCCGCCAATGTAGGAGGTTTACATTACGGAGGCCGGATTTTATTTGACAATACCGGAAACCTGATGATCAGTACGGGCGAGCGCTCAGATTTATCTACCAGACCGTTAGCGCAGTCAGTTACCGCAGCATTGGGTAAAGTGGTGCGCATTACCACAAGCGGTCAGCCGGCTTCCGGAAACCCGACATTTACCCAGTCAGGAGCTTTGCCTGAATTATACAGTATGGGACACAGAAATCCGCAGGGCCTTGCCATTCACCCGGTTACGGGAGAATTATGGGAGAGCGAGCACGGACCAAGGGGCGGAGATGAAATCAACCGGGTTCAGGGAGGTGCCAATTACGGATGGCCAACCATAACGTACGGAATTGAATACAGCGGTGCAGTGATCGGAAACGGCATTCAACAGCAGTCAGGGATGCAGCAGCCTGTGTATTACTGGGATCCTGTGATTTCCCCAAGCGGAATTACATTCTATAAAGGAAACAACATTCCGGAATGGCAGAATAACCTTTTTGTGGCTGCATTAAGCGGTAAGCATATTGTAAGGCTGGTCATCAATAATAATACAGTGACAGGTGAAGAAAGATTACTGGCAGACCAGAACCAGCGTTTCAGGGACATTACACAGGGTACAGACAGTGCGCTGTATGCGGTAACGGACGAAGGCAAACTGTTCAGGATCTCAAAACAGTAA
- a CDS encoding aminotransferase class V-fold PLP-dependent enzyme, with protein MNINKIRQDTRGLTDGKIFLNNAGSSLMPNVVTDAMTDYLHQEEQCGGYEVANRNSALLDQFYTETAALINCRPPNIAFATSATEAFTKALSSILFKEGDVIITTIDDYISNQITFISLQKKLKVNIIRMKNLPDHELDLEDFEDLIKKYDPKLVAVTHIPTNSGLIQNIEAVGKICRQYDVLYLVDACQSVGQMVVDVEKTGCDFLTATGRKFMRGPRGSGFLYVSDRVLERGYAPLLLNMRGADWIAYDDYELFPTAKRFEHWEVSYASLLGFTKAVQYANSIGLQNIEDYNTILSGKIRQNLYSAGFKVWDWGTRLSSIITFSGPDGDLEHIQKVLKANNIFFSVTYKNSALIDFTNKNINGIVRLSPHYFNTPEEIERVSEILKNSLL; from the coding sequence ATGAACATTAATAAGATAAGACAAGATACCAGAGGATTAACGGACGGTAAAATATTCCTGAACAATGCAGGTTCCTCTTTAATGCCAAATGTGGTAACGGATGCAATGACGGACTACCTCCACCAGGAAGAACAGTGCGGAGGATATGAAGTGGCGAACAGAAATTCAGCATTACTGGATCAGTTTTATACAGAAACCGCTGCACTGATCAACTGCAGGCCTCCCAATATTGCTTTTGCAACGAGTGCGACGGAAGCCTTTACAAAAGCATTGTCGAGCATTCTGTTTAAAGAAGGAGATGTTATTATTACAACCATTGACGATTATATTTCCAATCAGATTACTTTTATTTCGCTGCAAAAAAAATTAAAGGTCAACATCATCAGAATGAAGAACCTGCCTGATCATGAGCTGGACCTGGAAGATTTTGAAGATTTAATTAAAAAATATGATCCTAAATTGGTGGCAGTTACCCATATTCCCACAAATTCAGGGCTGATCCAGAATATAGAAGCAGTCGGAAAGATCTGCCGGCAGTATGATGTGTTGTATCTGGTGGATGCCTGCCAATCGGTAGGTCAGATGGTAGTAGACGTTGAAAAAACAGGCTGTGATTTTCTAACGGCCACAGGACGGAAATTTATGCGAGGGCCACGGGGAAGCGGATTCCTGTATGTTTCGGACAGGGTTTTAGAACGGGGATATGCACCGCTGCTGCTGAATATGAGAGGGGCTGACTGGATAGCATATGATGATTATGAACTGTTTCCGACGGCCAAAAGATTCGAGCATTGGGAAGTTTCCTATGCTTCACTGCTTGGTTTTACGAAAGCTGTACAGTATGCCAACAGCATCGGTTTACAGAATATTGAAGACTACAATACCATATTATCCGGGAAAATAAGACAAAATCTTTACAGCGCAGGCTTTAAAGTCTGGGATTGGGGAACCCGCCTGAGCAGCATCATTACGTTTTCCGGGCCTGATGGTGATCTCGAGCATATCCAGAAAGTATTGAAAGCAAACAACATCTTCTTTTCCGTAACGTATAAAAATTCCGCTTTGATTGATTTTACCAATAAAAATATCAACGGGATCGTCAGGTTATCGCCGCATTATTTCAATACGCCGGAAGAAATTGAACGGGTTTCTGAAATTCTCAAAAACAGTTTATTGTAA
- a CDS encoding threonine aldolase family protein, with protein MKFSFKNDYSEGCHPQILQALSDHNLNQQAGYGEDEYSLQAKELIKKRINNRDSDIYFVSGGTQANLIVISSVLKPYQCVVSASTGHILNNETGAIEATGHKILSIEKEDGKLAPEDILAVLESHRNVPHQVMPKLVYISNSTELGTIYTLHELEKLSAFCKENKLYLFMDGARLGHGLTAETSDLTLEKVAELTDIFYLGGTKNGALLGEAIVINNRDLQEDFAFNIKQKGALLAKGRVLGIQFLELIKNDLYFDLAKHANQQAMKIKKAMGERGVQFLSDTYTNQIFPILSNGLIEKLSQKFDFYVWKKTDADFSAIRLITSWNTGDEEVSGFIEMIQSEIPEA; from the coding sequence ATGAAATTTTCATTCAAAAACGATTACTCCGAAGGCTGCCACCCTCAGATTTTACAGGCGCTTTCAGATCACAATCTCAATCAGCAGGCAGGTTACGGAGAAGATGAGTATTCTCTACAGGCTAAAGAATTAATTAAGAAAAGAATCAATAATCGGGATTCTGACATCTATTTCGTTTCCGGCGGCACCCAGGCTAATTTAATTGTTATTTCTTCTGTGTTGAAACCTTACCAGTGTGTAGTTTCCGCCTCCACAGGACATATCCTGAATAATGAAACGGGAGCGATTGAAGCCACAGGCCATAAAATCCTGAGCATTGAAAAAGAAGACGGAAAACTGGCGCCGGAAGACATTCTTGCTGTTCTTGAAAGCCACAGGAATGTACCGCACCAGGTAATGCCAAAACTGGTTTACATCTCCAATTCTACAGAGCTGGGAACCATTTATACTTTACATGAACTGGAAAAACTTTCTGCATTCTGCAAGGAAAATAAACTGTACCTGTTTATGGACGGGGCAAGGCTGGGGCATGGGCTGACCGCTGAAACCAGTGATCTTACCCTGGAAAAAGTGGCTGAGCTGACAGACATTTTTTATCTTGGAGGTACTAAAAACGGGGCTCTGCTGGGAGAAGCAATCGTGATTAACAACCGGGATCTGCAAGAGGATTTTGCTTTCAACATCAAACAGAAAGGTGCATTGCTGGCAAAGGGAAGGGTACTGGGCATCCAGTTTCTGGAACTGATAAAAAATGACCTTTATTTTGACCTCGCGAAACATGCCAATCAGCAGGCCATGAAAATTAAAAAAGCAATGGGGGAAAGGGGAGTACAGTTCCTGTCAGATACCTACACCAACCAGATTTTCCCGATATTAAGCAACGGTTTAATTGAGAAGCTTTCCCAGAAGTTTGATTTCTATGTATGGAAGAAAACCGATGCTGATTTTTCGGCGATCCGGCTTATTACTTCTTGGAACACCGGTGATGAAGAGGTGAGCGGTTTCATAGAAATGATACAAAGTGAAATCCCGGAAGCATAA